In a single window of the Mucilaginibacter defluvii genome:
- a CDS encoding efflux RND transporter periplasmic adaptor subunit: MKTKAFIVAGLGSAMLLLVACGGGGQQQGQAGAGAPPPQSFPVFNVTPQNTVINATYPATLEGQQNIEIRPKIDGYIEQIYIDEGSVVKKGQLLFRINAPQYAQEVATASAAISSAEADVNAAELQVKKTRPLVDKGIISKFELESAELTLQSRKAALKQAKASLSNARTNLGYTTVTSPVNGVVGAIPYKLGSLVSSTTAQPLTTVSNIGKVYAYFSLNEKQLLDFSRHNKGKTLDDKLKQLPPVTLTLADGTEYPEKGKVETANGLINTSTGSSQLRATFPNPVGLIRSGGSATISIPQNITDGILVPQKSTFELQGKRFVYVVDKAGKVKSTEITTVEAPAGQYFVVTEGLKAGETVVFDGVANLQDGMTIQPDSKGGEAAYKDVK, from the coding sequence ATGAAAACCAAAGCGTTTATAGTTGCCGGTTTAGGTTCGGCAATGCTGTTGTTAGTGGCCTGTGGCGGCGGCGGGCAGCAGCAAGGACAGGCAGGTGCCGGCGCTCCGCCACCGCAAAGTTTCCCGGTGTTTAATGTCACCCCGCAAAATACGGTGATCAATGCCACTTATCCGGCCACGCTTGAAGGGCAGCAAAATATCGAGATACGTCCAAAAATTGACGGTTACATCGAGCAAATTTATATTGACGAGGGCAGCGTGGTTAAAAAAGGCCAGTTGCTTTTCCGCATAAACGCGCCGCAATATGCTCAGGAAGTAGCCACTGCATCTGCCGCTATAAGTAGTGCCGAGGCTGACGTTAACGCTGCCGAACTTCAGGTTAAGAAAACTCGTCCGCTGGTTGATAAAGGTATTATCAGCAAATTCGAACTGGAATCGGCTGAGTTAACACTTCAATCGCGCAAAGCGGCATTAAAACAGGCTAAAGCAAGCTTGTCAAACGCCCGTACCAATTTAGGTTATACTACGGTTACCAGTCCGGTTAATGGTGTGGTTGGCGCTATTCCGTATAAATTAGGTAGCCTGGTGAGCAGCACAACCGCACAGCCACTTACTACCGTATCAAACATTGGCAAGGTATACGCTTACTTCTCGTTAAACGAGAAACAACTGCTTGATTTTTCGAGGCATAACAAAGGGAAAACGCTTGACGACAAACTGAAACAACTGCCACCGGTAACACTAACCCTGGCCGATGGTACAGAGTATCCTGAAAAAGGTAAAGTTGAAACCGCTAATGGTTTGATCAATACTTCAACCGGTTCGTCGCAGTTAAGGGCAACTTTCCCTAACCCGGTAGGGCTTATCCGCAGTGGCGGAAGCGCAACCATCAGTATACCGCAAAATATTACGGATGGTATATTGGTTCCGCAAAAATCAACCTTTGAATTGCAGGGCAAGCGTTTTGTATACGTGGTTGATAAGGCAGGTAAAGTAAAAAGCACCGAGATAACCACTGTTGAGGCACCGGCAGGCCAGTACTTTGTAGTTACCGAGGGTTTAAAGGCCGGTGAAACCGTAGTGTTTGACGGCGTTGCCAACCTGCAGGATGGCATGACCATACAGCCTGATTCCAAAGGTGGCGAAGCTGCTTACAAAGACGTAAAGTAA